In the Cylindrospermopsis raciborskii Cr2010 genome, GCTAAATGAGATTTGTCTATCAAAAGAACCAAGCTGGTTAGAACAAGTTAGGACTAATGCGACCAAGTGGGTGCGTCACTCGGTGATTCCTACTACCCGAGATGAAGAGTGGCGTTTTACAGACCTATCTCCTTTACGGGAGATCAGTTTCGCATTAGGTTCTAATTTAGGTAGTTCCCAAATTGCCATGGAATCTTTTATGGAGGGTTTAGGTTTACCTGAAGCTACCCACCGGTTGGTTTTTATTAATGGTGTTCTCACACCAACTTTATCCCAGACTTCAGATCTACCCTCCGGTTTACATGTTGGTAACCTAAATTCTTTAGAAGATTCTGTTGCTCAGAAATATTTGGCGCAGTTTGACGGAACAAGAGATGTTTTTAGCGACCTAAATACTGCTGGTTTGAGTGATGTTGCAGTGGTATGGGCGCGCAAAAATGTGGTAGTTGAAGATCCCATACAGCTGTTATTTATTTCCCTGGTGGGAGAGTTCCCAACTTTTTGTCAACCCCGCTGTTTGGTAATTGCTGAAGGTAATTCCCAGATAAGTCTAATTGAGGAACATATTACCCTAACTACACCTTCACCACAAAATAATCCTAGTCCTGGTTTGAACAGTGGTTTTAACAACAGTGTGACAGAAATCTGGGTGCATGAAAATGCCCAGATCAATCATTCTAGAATTGTCTTGGGTGGTGATCATAGTTTTGATATTGGTAAAACTGCTGTAACCCAAGCAAGATACAGTCGTTATAGCTGTAATGCCATAACCATTGGTGGTAAAATTTCTCGTCACAACTTAGAGCTTGTACAAACTGGTGAACAAACTGAAACTAATCTCCACGGATTAACCGTTATTGCCCAAAAGCAATTGGGTGACACTCATAGCGCGATCGCACTGAACTATCCTTATGCTACTAGTAGACAATTACACAAACTTATTATAGGCGATCGCGCCCATGGGGTATTCAATGGTAAGATATTTGTTCCCAAATCTGCACAATTAACGGATGCGTCGCAGTTAAACCGGAATTTGCTTTTATCATCAAAAGCGAGAGTAGACACCAAACCCCAATTAGAAATTACCGCTGACAATGTTAAGTGTGCCCATGGTGCAACCGTTAGTCAACTAGAAGACGATGAAATCTTCTACCTGCAAAGTCGGGGAATAGGAGAAACGGAAGCGCGTAAGTTATTAGTTAATGCTTTTGCAACAGAAGTTATTAACCTAATTCCACTTGCTTCCTTGAGAGAGAAGCTGTTAAAAACAGTTAGCTCTCTAGTCAATAACTAAGAAATCAGATAATCAAAACTAGCGAAATATGACATTTACATCAACTAAAACCCTAGCAGATCAAGTTCGTTCAGACTTTCCCATTCTTCAACAAAAAGTTCATGATAAACCCCTAGTTTATCTAGATAATGCAGCTACTTCTCAAAAACCAACCTTAGTATTGAACACTTGGCGGAATTACTACGAAGAGTATAACTCCAACGTGCATAGGGGTGCGCATTTTTTAAGTGGAAAAGCTACGGATGCTTATGAAGCAGTAAGAGATAAAGTGGTTAATTTTATCCAAGCAAAATCCCGTCAGGAGATAGTTTTTACCCGCAATGCTAGTGAAGCCATTAATCTAGTGGCTTACAGTTGGGGAATGAACAATTTACAACCAGGAGATGAGATTATCCTCTCTGTAATGGAACACCATAGTAATATTGTCCCCTGGCAATTTGTGGCTCAAAAAACCGGAGCAGTCCTGAAATTTGTAGAATTGACACCTGCACAAACCCTAGATTTAGACCAGTTTAATAACCTAATTTGTGAAAAAACTAAACTGGTATCTATTGTGCATATTTCTAATACATTAGGTTGCATTAATCCAGTCCAAGAAATAGCTAAAATTGCTCATAGATACGGAGCAAAATTCCTACTAGATGGATGCCAAAGTGTTCCTCACACCCCCATCAACGTCCAAGACATTGACTGTGATTGGTTAGTTGCATCTGGACACAAAATGTTAGCTCCCACCGGTATTGGCTTCGTATACGGTAAATTAGAATTACTAGAATCCATGCCACCATTTTTCGGTGGTGGAGAAATGATTGCAGAAGTATATTTAGACCATTCTACCTATGCAGAACTCCCCCACAAGTTTGAAGCTGGTACACCTGCTATTGGGGAGGCCATAGCTCTGGGTGCAGCAATAGACTATTTAACTAATATAGGGATGGATAAAATCCATGCTTATGAAGCAGAATTAACTAGCTATTTATTGGAGCAACTAGCACAAATACCCCAACTAACAATCTATGGACCAAAGCCAGATATTCATGGTGAAGGCAGAGCCGCTTTAGCGTCTTTTACTGCCAAAGGTGTTCACGCTAATGATTTAGCCACATTACTAGACCAAGAGGGTATAGCTATACGTTCCGGTCACCATTGTACACAACCATTACACCGTTATTTAGACTTAGCAGGAACCGCACGAGTAAGTTTATCTTTTTATAATACCCGTGAAGAGATAGATGTATTTGTTAACACTTTGAGAGAAACATTAGATTTTTTTGCCAGTGTTTTTAGCGAATAGACCGACATAAATAAATAGACCGACATAAATAAATGTATTGGGAAAAAAAAATGGACTTTGTGAACATAGTGGGATTAGCTGCGGGAACCCTAACAACAATTGCTTTTTTACCTCAGATGTTACAAACCTGGAAAACCAAGTCAGCAAAAGATGTTTCTTTTGCGATGTTGATTACATTCATGACTGGGTTGTTCTTATGGTTTATTTATGGTATTATGCTAGGCGCGACACCGATTATTCTGGCCAATGGTGCTAGTTTGTTTTTTAACCTAATTATTCTGGGTTTGAAGGTTAAGTACAGGTAAGAGGAAATATAGCTTTAATGCTATTAAATCCCCATACCACCCACCATCAGCCCATTAAAATAACAGTGTCAATAACATGAATGACACCATTGTCGGCCTCAATATCTGCTGCAATAACTGTAGCATTTTTAACTTCAAAACCATCATTACAATCAATTTTGATTGGTGAACCTTCTACGGAATTAACCGTGCCCAATTGTGCTAAGTCAGATTTGGTCAATTTTCCGGGAACTACATGATAGGTTAAAATTCTTGCTAACTGTGGGATATTTTGCAATAGGGTGGTAATGGTACCAGGGGGTAGTTTAGCAAAAGCATCATCAGTAGGTGCAAAAACTGTAAAAGGACCTGGACTTTTGAGAGTTTCCACCAAATTAGCTGCTTGTACGGCCGCTACTAAGGTTTTGAATGAATCATTCCCAACTGCAATATCAACAATATCAGCCATTAATGCCACCTTTTATCTACCGAGGGATATTTACAAATTGTAAATCATTGAGAGGTTAGGTTGCTCATCTCTCCTATCTACAGCTGTAATTGCTAGTTTTTCTCAAACTAGTTGACAAAAATTCTCAATCAAGTTAGAGTTTTATATAGTGTTCTCCTCTCTTTAAAGGATAGGCAAGTGGGAGTAGTCTTAGTGGCTAGTCCCTCTTTTTTTGATAATTATTCCTAATAATCAATTGTTTTGGACAAAATTTGTTTTAACTTCTCACAACTTTTTTGAATACTGTAGCTGGTGTCATCTTATTGATTTTTTGGGTAAAATGAAGTTAAACGGACAAAAAATCCTGTTCATAACTTTTTTAAAACCCTAGTTGAACTCAGGAAGGAGAATTATGGCATCCGCACAAAAACTTACAAACGTCAATATTGGGATCAGTGAACAAATGAGAGGTAAAATTGCTGAGGGTTTATCCTGTCTATTGGCCGACACCTATTCACTTTACCTGAAAACTCATAATTTTCATTGGAACGTCACCGGTTCAATGTTCCAAACTCTACATTTAATGTTTGAGACCCAATACACTGAATTAGCCTTGGCAGTGGATTTAATTGCTGAGAGAATTCGTGCACTGGGTTACCCCGCCCCCGGAACTTATAGCGAATATGCTCGACTTACGTCCATTCCAGAAACTTCAGGAGTTCCCAAAGCTAAGGAAATGATCCAATTACTAGTGGAAGGTCAAGAAGCAGTGGTGAGAACTGCACGCTCCATTTTTCCCTTGGTAGATGAGGTCAATGATGAACCTACTGCGGATTTGTTGACCCAAAGGATGCAAATCCATGAGAAAACTGCCTGGATGTTAAGAAGTTTACTGGAAGACTAGGACTGGAACAACTGTCTGGTTCTAGCAGATACGATCGCCCCTGATACAATCGGGAAGAATAAGTAGGGAGGCACAATTATTTGTAGGGGCCATGGCGTAGGGGGTGTTGGGTTTCATACTTCAACCCAACCTACGTTCATCTTATATTTAATTCCACCCACCCACTTACTTCATAAAAGGATTCCCTTGATGAATCCAACTGGCAATCGCTCCTCATTTTAGTATAAACTTCAGTAAAATGGCTCTGAACAGGTTTAACAGGTGTAGCAAAATCAAGTCAGTAGAGATTGGAATTATTGGTGGCAGTGGTTTATACAAAATGTCAGCATTTGGGAGTCAAATACTTACTTTCAGCTAGTGCTGTTGGTTCCTTAAGAGCGGAGGTAAAACCACTGGATATGGTGATTCCTGATCAGTTTATTGACCGGACTAAAAATCGTGTTTCTACCTTTTTTGGAGAGGGAATTGTGGCTCATATTGCTTTTGGCAATCCCATTTGCCAAAATTTGGCAGCAGTTCTAGCAGATGCGATCGCATCTTTGAATTTACCTGATGTTACTCTTCACCGTGAAGGTACTTACTTATGTATGGAAGGCCCTGCTTTTTCTACCAAAATTGAAAACGGCAGTGATTTTTGCTAATCCCAACAGTCATTACAGCAACAGTCTCAGAGAAGCATTTACTAGGAACTTTGAAAAACTAGGTGGGTCTGTGGTTCGTTACCCGCTGATTGATTTAACCAATCCCTTGTTAGATATACGCAGGGAGATATCAACTACAGAATGAAACATCGGGATATCCACTCCAGTTCTCAGAAGACAAGGAGCGGTTGGGATAAGCGGTTTTGGTCACTGTTAAAGATGGTAGGTTTGAACCTGTGACAATGGGTTGTAAAATGTCTGGTTATCTAAGAAGTAGCTGTCACTGGAGCGATGATCGAATTTATCAATAAGCTGTGGTGGAGTCAGCACTTTAATAAAATTTAACGGTAATCACTGAATAAATCGGTTATACTTAGGTGGGCAAGTGGAATTAAATATTAAGATGAACGTAGGTTGGGTTGAAGTATGAAACCCAACGCCCCCATGGGTCACCCCATTTCGGGAGTTTGAGCAAAAAAAAAGCCCTGCTGATGATCAATCTGACATTGCCAATATGGCCATTATTGGGAATGTGAATAGGGCGGTACGGGAAATAGCTCCCCTACCTCGAGAAACTATAGAGTCTTCATTTCTTCGATGCTATCCATTTGACCAACTACTCTACCGTTCTATTCTGTTCATGGTGACAATGATTGGTACTTGCTCCTTAATTTTTTTGAGTATTGCAGTACTTGGTATTTATCGTTTATCTAATCCATGCACACCAAATGAAAAGAAAGCACTTGGTATTTTATGTTTAGAAGGCTCAGAAACTAAATCAATAATTAATTCTAATGGAAATGATCCGAAAGTTTCAATTGAACAAAATAATGACTCAGCTGAAAAACAGGGAAATCCTTTAGCATTAGCAGTGGTTTTGCCATCCTCTGAAAACATAAGCAATAACAATGTTACGGGAAATGTATTGAATGGAGTAGCCAAAGCACAGGACGAATTTAATAAAAAACAGAAGCAAAAAAATAGTAGATTAGTCAAAATATTGGTTGAGTATAGTCAACAATCGGATGCACCTAAGAAAGCAAAGGAATTGGTAAATAACCCATCAATACTGGGAGTAATACATTATTATTCTCCCTATTCTGCTGATACTAATGATCTCATATCAGTCTACGAGAAGGGAGGAGTACCCTTTATTTTTCTGTCTACCCAGGATATGAAACCACAGGGATCCATCCTAACTACAAATATTGGACCTGATAGCGCTAACAAGCTAGCTGAATATGTTTACAAAAACTTAAAATTAAAAAGTGCAACAATTTTTGCTAATACAGGTACTAACTATACCAAAGCTATGGCGAAAGAATTTGAAAGTAGTTTTCAAAAACTGGGTGGTAAGGTAGATGAGGTGATTGATCTACGAGATAAGGAGTTTGACACCGAAGAAAAAGTTAATCAACTGAAATCTCCAGTTGCTGTCTTGTTTCCAGATCGAGAAAATAGTCAGAAAGCAGTTGATATTGCCAATGTAAAGTATGAATCATCAAGTGAAAAAGTCCGAAAGTTAAAATTATTGGGTGGAGATACCCTTTATGGAACTAATATCTTGATAGGAAAACCAGTAGAAGTAATGGTTTTATCAATACGTCAGTTTAACAATAGGGTAACAAATAATGCCACTCAAGTTCTAATTAATTCTTTAGGTTCTAATCCTAACAGAGAGTCAGTCCTAAAAAATATGCAACGCCAGCAAAAAACTATCTTGGTGAAAATCCAAAATAGTGAATTTGTCATCCTCAACCCAAAACCGTGAGCTGGTGTCATCTTATTGATTTTTCGAGTAAAGCGAACGCTTATTTTAGCGTACCAGTCAGCTACCTTTACATTGGGGTATCTCACCTTAAAAAGCATTATTCGTAGGGCTTTGGCTATTTCCGGAGATGTCTAATTAATGTTTCTAGATTTTTGGCTACCTGTTGAGAACAATAAACTCCTTTATAGAGTTCTGAAACTACGATGATGGATAGATAACACTGGCTAAAGTAGCGATTGAATTTAGCAACAGCTTGAGGGTTTTCGTTGAGTAGTGCTATGCAAATGTTGGTATCTAGTAGATACATTAGTCGTTATCCTGATTATCAATTGAGTCTATAATTCTACCTTGATAAGTATGGCGTTCTTGGTCAATTTCTGCAAATATTTGGGTTAATTCAGGTTGATTTTTCCAAGTACCGAATAATTTATTTAGTTTAGCTAGTCTCTCCTGTTCTGTTAATGGTTGTTTTGGTTTTCTGATTTGGTTTTCAATAAATTCTAAGTCTACTATGATTTCTGTTCCATCTGGAATATTGTTAAGTTGTTCTAATATTTCTATATTCTGTCCCCGTTTTATGCCTCTAACTTTCATTTTCAATTTCCTCTTATTAATAGTTATTAGTTGACTAGTTGACTGTTTAATTTTCGGTGAGTTGATAACATTTTATTTGTCGGAATCCAGAAATGTTGAATGTCGTTACAAAACTTTATATCTTCCATCCAATGAACATAACTGATAGCTCACCGATTAGACCTGTTGGGAAATACTAATTAAAACGGCAGAAATCCTGATGCAGTCTAGCTTTGAGGAATTTTACGGTATAATTCCTGAAATCCTTTTGATGAATTTAACTGGCAATCGCTCCTCATTTTAGTATAAACTCCAGTAAAATGGCTCTGAACAGGTTTAACAGGTATATCAAAATGAATCCCGTAGATATTGGAATTATTGGTGGCAGTGGTTTATACAAAATGTCAGCATTACAAGATGTGGAAGAACTAGATATTAAAACGCCCTTTGGTTCCCCATCTGATACGATTATTATCGGTACTTTAGCGGGAGCAAGAGTGGCATTTTTAGCTAGACATGGTCGCAATCATGGTCTCTTACCTAGTGAATTACCATTCCGTGCCAATATTTATGCTATGAAGCAGCTAGGGGTCAAATACCTACTTTCAGCTAGTGCTGTTGGTTCCTTGAGAGCAGAGGTAAAACCACTGGATATGGTGATTCCTGACCAGTTTATTGACCGGACTAAAAATCGTGTTTCTACCTTTTTTGGAGAGGGAATTGTGGCTCATATTGCTTTTGGCAATCCCATTTGCCAAAATTTGGCAGCAGTTCTAGCAGATGCGATCGCATCTTTGAATTTACCTGATGTAACTCTTCATCGTGAAGGTACTTATTTATGTATGGAGGGCCCCGCTTTTTCTACCAAAGCGGAATCTA is a window encoding:
- the sufD gene encoding Fe-S cluster assembly protein SufD, whose product is MTMEVFPPAVSDSLLDLDKDAFLTRLLNQLNEICLSKEPSWLEQVRTNATKWVRHSVIPTTRDEEWRFTDLSPLREISFALGSNLGSSQIAMESFMEGLGLPEATHRLVFINGVLTPTLSQTSDLPSGLHVGNLNSLEDSVAQKYLAQFDGTRDVFSDLNTAGLSDVAVVWARKNVVVEDPIQLLFISLVGEFPTFCQPRCLVIAEGNSQISLIEEHITLTTPSPQNNPSPGLNSGFNNSVTEIWVHENAQINHSRIVLGGDHSFDIGKTAVTQARYSRYSCNAITIGGKISRHNLELVQTGEQTETNLHGLTVIAQKQLGDTHSAIALNYPYATSRQLHKLIIGDRAHGVFNGKIFVPKSAQLTDASQLNRNLLLSSKARVDTKPQLEITADNVKCAHGATVSQLEDDEIFYLQSRGIGETEARKLLVNAFATEVINLIPLASLREKLLKTVSSLVNN
- a CDS encoding SufS family cysteine desulfurase — protein: MTFTSTKTLADQVRSDFPILQQKVHDKPLVYLDNAATSQKPTLVLNTWRNYYEEYNSNVHRGAHFLSGKATDAYEAVRDKVVNFIQAKSRQEIVFTRNASEAINLVAYSWGMNNLQPGDEIILSVMEHHSNIVPWQFVAQKTGAVLKFVELTPAQTLDLDQFNNLICEKTKLVSIVHISNTLGCINPVQEIAKIAHRYGAKFLLDGCQSVPHTPINVQDIDCDWLVASGHKMLAPTGIGFVYGKLELLESMPPFFGGGEMIAEVYLDHSTYAELPHKFEAGTPAIGEAIALGAAIDYLTNIGMDKIHAYEAELTSYLLEQLAQIPQLTIYGPKPDIHGEGRAALASFTAKGVHANDLATLLDQEGIAIRSGHHCTQPLHRYLDLAGTARVSLSFYNTREEIDVFVNTLRETLDFFASVFSE
- a CDS encoding SemiSWEET transporter yields the protein MDFVNIVGLAAGTLTTIAFLPQMLQTWKTKSAKDVSFAMLITFMTGLFLWFIYGIMLGATPIILANGASLFFNLIILGLKVKYR
- a CDS encoding fasciclin domain-containing protein; translation: MADIVDIAVGNDSFKTLVAAVQAANLVETLKSPGPFTVFAPTDDAFAKLPPGTITTLLQNIPQLARILTYHVVPGKLTKSDLAQLGTVNSVEGSPIKIDCNDGFEVKNATVIAADIEADNGVIHVIDTVILMG
- a CDS encoding Dps family protein — encoded protein: MASAQKLTNVNIGISEQMRGKIAEGLSCLLADTYSLYLKTHNFHWNVTGSMFQTLHLMFETQYTELALAVDLIAERIRALGYPAPGTYSEYARLTSIPETSGVPKAKEMIQLLVEGQEAVVRTARSIFPLVDEVNDEPTADLLTQRMQIHEKTAWMLRSLLED
- a CDS encoding ABC transporter substrate-binding protein translates to MAIIGNVNRAVREIAPLPRETIESSFLRCYPFDQLLYRSILFMVTMIGTCSLIFLSIAVLGIYRLSNPCTPNEKKALGILCLEGSETKSIINSNGNDPKVSIEQNNDSAEKQGNPLALAVVLPSSENISNNNVTGNVLNGVAKAQDEFNKKQKQKNSRLVKILVEYSQQSDAPKKAKELVNNPSILGVIHYYSPYSADTNDLISVYEKGGVPFIFLSTQDMKPQGSILTTNIGPDSANKLAEYVYKNLKLKSATIFANTGTNYTKAMAKEFESSFQKLGGKVDEVIDLRDKEFDTEEKVNQLKSPVAVLFPDRENSQKAVDIANVKYESSSEKVRKLKLLGGDTLYGTNILIGKPVEVMVLSIRQFNNRVTNNATQVLINSLGSNPNRESVLKNMQRQQKTILVKIQNSEFVILNPKP
- a CDS encoding S-methyl-5'-thioadenosine phosphorylase, whose translation is MNPVDIGIIGGSGLYKMSALQDVEELDIKTPFGSPSDTIIIGTLAGARVAFLARHGRNHGLLPSELPFRANIYAMKQLGVKYLLSASAVGSLRAEVKPLDMVIPDQFIDRTKNRVSTFFGEGIVAHIAFGNPICQNLAAVLADAIASLNLPDVTLHREGTYLCMEGPAFSTKAESNMYRSWGATVIGMTNLTEAKLAREAEIAYATLALVTDYDCWHPDHDHVTVDMVISNLQHNGINAQEVIIETVKRLNESLPPSEAHSALKYAILTNLADVPPATKQKLGLLLEKYLEV